The following proteins are encoded in a genomic region of Gemmatimonas sp. UBA7669:
- a CDS encoding cytochrome c-type biogenesis protein, giving the protein MRRLSSFRSTRRDFLFRTGVTVVGVAGMAWPATAQDAAAPAQPEASTGTVTMSADSYKPVSRPPKPGAKPTMDARQVEAFERNLACPCPCTLDIYTCRTTDFQCGISPAVHGDIQRLVDGGYTADEIMEALIGTYGDFILNSPRKQGFNLLAWFAPFAGLALGAVGIGVLLRSWRLNARRAAEARAARDLVSASATASSSSANDALSDLDATPDELARLQAALKDDR; this is encoded by the coding sequence GTGAGGCGTTTGTCGTCTTTTCGCAGCACGCGCCGGGATTTCCTGTTTCGCACCGGCGTGACCGTGGTTGGCGTGGCGGGCATGGCCTGGCCCGCTACGGCGCAGGACGCGGCGGCACCGGCGCAGCCTGAGGCGAGCACCGGCACCGTGACCATGTCGGCCGACTCGTACAAGCCGGTGTCGCGTCCGCCCAAGCCGGGCGCCAAGCCCACCATGGACGCCAGGCAGGTTGAGGCCTTCGAGCGCAACCTGGCCTGCCCCTGTCCCTGCACGCTCGACATCTACACCTGCCGCACCACGGACTTTCAGTGTGGTATCTCGCCTGCCGTGCATGGTGACATCCAGCGTCTCGTGGACGGTGGATACACGGCAGACGAGATCATGGAAGCCCTCATCGGTACCTACGGGGACTTCATTCTGAATTCACCGCGCAAGCAGGGCTTCAATCTGCTGGCGTGGTTTGCGCCCTTTGCCGGACTGGCGCTCGGCGCCGTCGGGATTGGCGTGTTGCTGCGCAGCTGGCGCCTCAACGCCCGCCGCGCGGCAGAGGCGCGGGCGGCACGCGACCTGGTATCAGCCTCGGCAACCGCGTCTTCGTCCTCCGCGAACGACGCGCTGTCAGACCTCGATGCCACACCCGATGAACTCGCCCGCTTGCAGGCCGCACTCAAGGACGACCGCTGA